In one Halichondria panicea chromosome 4, odHalPani1.1, whole genome shotgun sequence genomic region, the following are encoded:
- the LOC135335386 gene encoding uncharacterized protein LOC135335386, giving the protein MEVSREEEDDDVVVDISSWCDFFSEVSRFVDMLERQYGLANVAFTEYAVLRISTTIRSLQSIEEALIAHENSDDLEEIIGYVNELSDILMVLQSVWSSYEEAMKNTSVVQRVPPTVGNGRGRPRFDITQEQIEYLRYLSFSWSSISSLLGVSRMTLYRRKKQFGISSTNSSLTDSELDERILEIRRELPYSGETIVMGRLRSIQCCIPRKRVRESIRRIDPLNTPLRWGRNRHSRRPYSVPGPNCLWHLDGHHKLIRWRLVTHGGIDGYSRLIVYLHCSSNNKASTVYKYFLSAVEENGLPSRVRTDCGLENFEVAHHMLQHRGLNRGSIITGSSTHNQRIERLWRDVHGAVTKLYYELFYHLEECGLLDPLNDMHLFCLHYVYLPRINRALGIFKCAWNNHGVRTMHNATPQQLFTEGALRMHISGLNPVEYPNSEYSEYGVEELHADESDDNSDLEGVHVPQMDANNQYSHLIEFVSNQVNPLAESDSLAIDIYQRVLRTIEQSINNIT; this is encoded by the exons atggaagtCAGCCGTGAAGAAGAAGATGATGATGTAGTTGTGGACATATCTAGCTGGTGTGACTTCTTCTCAGAAGTTTCTAGGTTTGTGGACATGCTTGAGAGGCAGTACGGCTTGGCAAACGTGGCCTTCACTGAGTATGCTGTTTTGAGGATCTCAACAACTATCAGAAGCCTGCAGAGTATAGAAGAAGCATTGATCGCTCATGAAAACTCCGATGATTTAGAGGAAATAATTGGTTATGTAAACGAGCTTTCTGACATTTTAATGGTGCTACAATCTGTTTGGAGTAGTTATGAGGAGGCCATGAAGAATACCTCGGTGGTACAACGAGTACCACCTACTGTTGGTAATGGTAGAGGAAGGCCACGGTTTGACATAACACAGGAACAAATTGAATATCTTCGCTATCTATCATTTAGCTGGAGTTCAATTTCCTCGTTGTTAGGAGTATCAAGAATGACACTTTACCGGAGAAAAAAACAATTTGGCATTTCTTCAACAAATTCGTCTCTGACTGATTCTGAGTTGGACGAGCGTATTCTTGAGATCCGTAGAGAGCTACCATACAGTGGTGAAACAATTGTTATGGGAAGATTAAGAAGTATTCAGTGCTGTATTCCGCGTAAGCGTGTCAGGGAAAGTATCCGACGAATTGACccactgaacactcctttaCGATGGGGAAGGAATCGACACTCAAGAAGACCATATTCTGTTCCGGGTCCTAACTGCTTGTGGCATTTAG ATGGTCATCACAAGCTGATAAGATGGCGTCTAGTGACCCATGGAGGCATTGACGGTTACTCCCGCCTGATTGTCTACCTCCACTGCAGCTCAAACAACAAGGCATCAACGGTTTATAAGTATTTTTTGTCAGCAGTTGAGGAGAACGGTCTCCCATCACGTGTGCGTACAGATTGTGGATTGGAGAATTTTGAAGTCGCTCATCACATGCTACAACATCGTGGTCTTAACAGAGGTAGCATAATCACTGGTAGTTCCACGCATAATCAGCGAATTGAGCGGCTATGGCGTGATGTTCACGGTGCTGTCACGAAATTGTATTACGAACTGTTTTACCACTTGGAGGAGTGTGGACTCTTAGACCCTCTAAATGACATGCACCTCTTCTGTCTTCATTATGTGTACCTACCACGCATAAATAGGGCCCTGGGTATTTTCAAGTGTGCTTGGAACAATCATGGAGTACGCACGATGCACAATGCCACACCTCAACAGCTATTCACGGAAGGTGCCCTTCGTATGCACATTTCTGGATTGAACCCAGTTGAGTATCCCAACAGTGAGTATTCTGAGTACGGTGTTGAAGAACTTCATGCCGATGAAAGTGATGATAACTCTGACTTGGAAGGTGTTCATGTCCCTCAAATGGATGCTAACAATCAATATTCTCATCTTATCGAATTTGTGAGCAATCAAGTCAATCCACTTGCTGAAAGTGACAGTCTTGCTATTGATATTTACCAGCGTGTGCTGCGAACAATTGAACAATCTATTAACAATATAACCTAG